In the genome of Xanthomonas translucens pv. cerealis, one region contains:
- a CDS encoding alpha/beta fold hydrolase → MIGPRTPLGKPAVHLLGDDDALAYLRLGDGAPVVLVHGALCDYRYWAPQLRGLCERFAVAALSLGQYFPQLPSSLRHSFGWRWHAQQVAGFLASYGQPVHLVGHSRGAAVAWQAALQRPAAIASLSLFDPGGPPPQGLPEDVLAIRAQAIALLGEGQVEAGLECFVDSVSQPGAWARSSASFRQMVRDNAQTLAPQIGDALPAYDREQAATLALPVLLVSGELSPAQYRDNAFALAEWLPDAHHHVLAGASHGMTFTHARRCNALIAEAVAIAGRLG, encoded by the coding sequence GTGATCGGTCCGCGTACCCCGCTCGGCAAGCCTGCGGTCCACTTGCTGGGCGACGACGATGCGCTGGCCTACCTGCGGCTCGGCGACGGCGCCCCGGTGGTGCTGGTGCACGGCGCGCTGTGCGACTACCGCTATTGGGCGCCGCAACTGCGCGGCCTGTGCGAGCGCTTCGCGGTCGCCGCGCTGAGCCTGGGCCAGTATTTCCCGCAGTTGCCATCGTCGCTGCGGCATTCCTTCGGCTGGCGTTGGCATGCGCAGCAGGTCGCAGGGTTCCTCGCCAGCTACGGACAACCGGTGCATCTGGTCGGTCATTCGCGTGGCGCCGCCGTGGCCTGGCAGGCCGCGCTGCAGCGGCCGGCCGCGATCGCCAGCCTGAGCCTGTTCGATCCGGGCGGGCCGCCGCCGCAGGGCCTGCCCGAGGACGTGCTGGCGATCCGCGCGCAGGCGATCGCATTGCTGGGCGAGGGCCAGGTCGAGGCCGGCCTGGAATGTTTCGTCGATTCGGTCAGCCAGCCGGGCGCCTGGGCGCGCAGCAGCGCGTCGTTCCGGCAGATGGTGCGCGACAACGCGCAGACCCTGGCGCCGCAGATCGGCGATGCGCTGCCGGCCTACGACCGCGAACAGGCCGCGACGCTGGCGCTGCCTGTGCTGCTGGTCAGCGGCGAGCTGAGCCCGGCGCAGTACCGCGACAACGCTTTTGCGCTGGCCGAGTGGTTGCCCGACGCGCACCACCACGTCCTCGCCGGCGCCTCGCACGGCATGACCTTCACCCATGCGCGGCGTTGCAACGCGCTGATCGCCGAAGCAGTCGCC